A single Curtobacterium sp. MCSS17_015 DNA region contains:
- the glnA gene encoding type I glutamate--ammonia ligase gives MFSDSSEVLAFIKDTDVKFLDIRFTDLPGVQQHFNIPASTVDEDFFAVGQLFDGSSIRGFASIHESDMQLIPDVTTAYVDPFRAERTLIMVFDIYNPRNGEIYGRDPRQVAKKAEKYLASTGIADTAFFAPEAEFYIFDDVRYSVTQNESFFSVDSEEGAWNTGREEEGGNLANKTPYKGGYFPVSPVDKTADLRDDISLKLIDAGLELERAHHEVGTGGQQEINYKFDTLVHAADDILKFKYIVKNTAEQWGKVATFMPKPLFGDNGSGMHTHQSLWSDGTPLFYDENGYGGLSDVARWYIGGILRHAPALLAFTNPTVNSYHRLVPGFEAPVNLVYSAGNRSAAIRIPITGTNPKAKRIEFRAPDASGNPYLAFAAQLMAGLDGIQNRIEPHEPVDKDLYELPPEEAKNIPQVPAGLSQALDALEADHEFLTKGNVFTEDLIQTWIDYKREKEILPLAQRPHPFEYELYFGV, from the coding sequence ATGTTCAGTGATTCCTCCGAGGTGCTCGCCTTCATCAAGGACACGGACGTCAAGTTCCTCGACATCCGGTTCACGGACCTCCCCGGGGTCCAGCAGCACTTCAACATCCCCGCATCAACGGTCGACGAGGACTTCTTCGCCGTCGGTCAGCTCTTCGACGGCTCCTCGATCCGCGGCTTCGCGTCGATCCACGAGTCGGACATGCAGCTCATCCCCGACGTGACGACGGCGTACGTGGACCCGTTCCGCGCGGAGCGCACGCTGATCATGGTGTTCGACATCTACAACCCGCGCAACGGCGAGATCTACGGCCGTGACCCGCGTCAGGTGGCGAAGAAGGCCGAGAAGTACCTCGCCTCGACCGGCATCGCCGACACCGCGTTCTTCGCCCCCGAAGCCGAGTTCTACATCTTCGACGACGTCCGCTACTCGGTCACCCAGAACGAGTCCTTCTTCTCGGTCGACTCCGAAGAGGGCGCCTGGAACACCGGTCGCGAGGAAGAGGGCGGCAACCTCGCCAACAAGACCCCGTACAAGGGCGGCTACTTCCCGGTCTCGCCGGTCGACAAGACCGCTGACCTCCGCGACGACATCTCGCTGAAGCTGATCGACGCCGGCCTCGAGCTCGAGCGCGCACACCACGAGGTGGGCACCGGTGGCCAGCAGGAGATCAACTACAAGTTCGACACGCTGGTCCACGCTGCGGACGACATCCTCAAGTTCAAGTACATCGTCAAGAACACGGCCGAGCAGTGGGGCAAGGTCGCCACGTTCATGCCGAAGCCGCTGTTCGGCGACAACGGTTCGGGCATGCACACCCACCAGTCGCTGTGGTCCGACGGCACCCCGCTGTTCTACGACGAGAACGGCTACGGCGGCCTGTCCGACGTCGCCCGCTGGTACATCGGCGGCATCCTCCGTCACGCGCCGGCCCTGCTCGCCTTCACGAACCCGACGGTGAACTCGTACCACCGCCTGGTCCCGGGCTTCGAGGCCCCCGTCAACCTCGTCTACTCGGCGGGCAACCGTTCGGCGGCGATCCGTATCCCGATCACGGGCACGAACCCGAAGGCCAAGCGCATCGAGTTCCGCGCGCCGGACGCGTCGGGCAACCCGTACCTCGCGTTCGCCGCGCAGCTGATGGCGGGCCTCGACGGCATCCAGAACCGCATCGAGCCGCACGAGCCGGTCGACAAGGACCTCTACGAGCTCCCGCCGGAGGAGGCCAAGAACATCCCCCAGGTGCCGGCCGGCCTGTCCCAGGCGCTCGACGCGCTCGAGGCGGACCACGAGTTCCTCACGAAGGGCAACGTCTTCACCGAGGACCTCATCCAGACCTGGATCGACTACAAGCGCGAGAAGGAGATCCTCCCCCTCGCGCAGCGTCCGCACCCGTTCGAGTACGAGCTGTACTTCGGCGTCTGA
- a CDS encoding UDP-glucose/GDP-mannose dehydrogenase family protein: MTTSKQSTTSADTRPAPVISVIGTGYLGATHAAAMAEMGFETIGVDVDPAKLAALSAGQVPFYEPGLPELITKHVATGRLRFTASISEAVAAADVHFVCVGTPQKAGSHAANLAYVESATRGVAENLTHPGLIVGKSTVPVGTAARLRRIVAESTPAGIDAELVWNPEFLREGKAVEDTLHPDRLVWGGASEAADAVIREVYAAPISEGTPVITTDLATAELVKVSANAFLATKISFINAISEMCAITGADVSTLADALGHDVRIGRKFLDAGLGFGGGCLPKDIRALMHRANELGAGRVVGLMQQVDEINMGQRQRVIDMAIESAGGSVLNRRVAVVGAAFKPMTDDVRDSPALNVAAALHLRGAQVTLWDPEAMETARRSFPTLTYAGSMVEAIEGADLVLVLTEWDEIVEADPVALAAVVGQRVVIDARNCLPADAWVRAGWTVRSLGRPAPVVGAAPSVAAGAIDTLATAR; the protein is encoded by the coding sequence GTGACCACATCGAAGCAGTCGACCACCTCGGCCGACACGCGCCCCGCACCCGTCATCAGCGTCATCGGCACCGGCTACCTCGGCGCCACGCACGCCGCTGCGATGGCGGAGATGGGCTTCGAGACCATCGGCGTGGACGTCGACCCGGCGAAGCTCGCGGCGCTCTCCGCTGGTCAGGTGCCGTTCTACGAGCCCGGACTGCCCGAACTCATCACGAAGCACGTCGCGACCGGGCGGCTCCGCTTCACCGCGTCGATCTCGGAGGCGGTCGCTGCGGCCGACGTCCACTTCGTCTGCGTGGGCACCCCGCAGAAGGCCGGGTCGCACGCGGCGAACCTCGCCTACGTCGAGAGCGCCACCCGCGGCGTCGCCGAGAACCTCACCCACCCTGGTCTCATCGTCGGCAAGTCCACCGTCCCGGTCGGCACCGCCGCTCGGCTCCGCCGGATCGTCGCCGAGTCCACACCCGCGGGCATCGACGCCGAACTCGTCTGGAACCCCGAGTTCCTCCGCGAGGGCAAGGCCGTCGAGGACACGCTCCACCCGGACCGCCTCGTCTGGGGTGGCGCATCGGAGGCGGCGGACGCGGTGATCCGCGAGGTCTACGCCGCCCCGATCAGTGAGGGCACCCCGGTCATCACGACCGACCTCGCGACGGCCGAGCTCGTCAAGGTCAGCGCGAACGCGTTCCTCGCCACGAAGATCTCGTTCATCAACGCGATCTCCGAGATGTGCGCGATCACCGGCGCGGACGTCTCGACCCTGGCGGACGCCCTCGGGCACGACGTCCGCATCGGCCGCAAGTTCCTCGACGCCGGCCTCGGCTTCGGTGGGGGCTGCCTGCCGAAGGACATCCGCGCCCTCATGCACCGCGCGAACGAGCTCGGTGCGGGACGGGTCGTCGGGCTCATGCAGCAGGTCGACGAGATCAACATGGGCCAGCGCCAGCGGGTCATCGACATGGCGATCGAGTCCGCCGGGGGTTCGGTGCTCAACCGCCGGGTCGCCGTCGTCGGTGCGGCGTTCAAGCCGATGACCGACGACGTCCGCGACTCGCCGGCGCTCAACGTCGCCGCGGCCCTGCACCTGCGCGGTGCCCAGGTGACGCTGTGGGACCCGGAGGCGATGGAGACCGCCCGCCGCTCCTTCCCGACCCTGACCTACGCCGGGTCGATGGTCGAGGCGATCGAGGGCGCGGACCTCGTGCTCGTCCTCACCGAGTGGGACGAGATCGTCGAGGCCGACCCGGTCGCCCTCGCAGCGGTCGTCGGTCAGCGCGTCGTGATCGACGCGCGCAACTGCCTCCCGGCCGACGCCTGGGTCAGGGCGGGTTGGACCGTCCGGTCCCTCGGCCGGCCGGCACCCGTCGTGGGTGCAGCGCCGAGCGTCGCCGCCGGCGCGATTGACACGCTGGCGACGGCGCGCTGA
- the sucB gene encoding 2-oxoglutarate dehydrogenase, E2 component, dihydrolipoamide succinyltransferase has product MSESVNLPALGESVTEGTVTRWLKNVGDRIEVDEPLLEVSTDKVDTEIPSPVAGVIEEILVQEDETVEVGTPLVKIGDGSGGGGSSDQGGSESTDSSTEAVAQDTEPETAPSTEQDTEVKAPEPTEPEPAPAGQTQPAAPQAPSAPPAASPVPQAAPVPPPAAAPPAAVPAPAKAAPAPAAAPAAAAPASTPSAEVPNPTTTGAASGYVTPLVRKLANEQGVDLSTVTGTGVGGRIRKEDVLAAASAAAAAPAASGSTAAPAQAGPFVPEVSPLRGTREKMTRLRKVVAERAVQSMTSTAQLTSVVEVDVTKVAQFRDAHKAEFLEKTGSKLSFMPFFALAASEALKAHPKINSTVDGEEIVYPETENVSIAVDTERGLLTPVIKDAASLDLAQFSKAIADLAERTRNNQLKPDELAGGTFTLTNTGSRGALFDTPVVFLPQSAILGTGIVTKRPAVVKVDGQEAIAIRSFVYLALSYDHRIIDGADASRYLVAVKNRLEEGNFAPNLGY; this is encoded by the coding sequence ATGAGCGAATCCGTCAACCTCCCGGCGCTCGGAGAGAGCGTCACCGAGGGTACGGTCACCCGATGGCTGAAGAACGTCGGTGACCGGATCGAGGTCGACGAGCCGCTGCTCGAGGTCTCCACCGACAAGGTCGACACCGAGATTCCGTCGCCGGTGGCCGGCGTGATCGAGGAGATCCTCGTCCAGGAGGACGAGACCGTCGAGGTCGGCACCCCCCTCGTCAAGATCGGTGACGGCTCGGGCGGCGGCGGCTCCTCCGACCAGGGCGGTTCCGAGTCCACCGACAGCTCGACCGAGGCGGTCGCGCAGGACACCGAGCCCGAGACGGCCCCGAGCACCGAACAGGACACCGAGGTGAAGGCCCCGGAGCCGACGGAGCCGGAGCCCGCCCCGGCCGGCCAGACGCAGCCCGCCGCCCCGCAGGCACCGTCCGCGCCGCCGGCGGCATCCCCCGTGCCGCAGGCCGCACCGGTCCCGCCGCCCGCCGCGGCCCCGCCGGCCGCGGTCCCCGCTCCGGCGAAGGCGGCACCGGCTCCGGCCGCCGCCCCTGCTGCTGCGGCCCCGGCTTCCACGCCGTCCGCCGAGGTCCCGAACCCCACCACCACCGGTGCGGCCTCGGGGTACGTCACTCCCCTCGTCCGCAAGCTCGCGAACGAGCAGGGTGTCGATCTGTCGACCGTCACCGGTACCGGTGTGGGCGGCCGCATCCGCAAGGAGGACGTGCTCGCCGCGGCCTCCGCAGCAGCAGCCGCTCCGGCAGCGTCGGGCTCGACGGCCGCTCCGGCACAGGCCGGTCCCTTCGTCCCCGAGGTCTCGCCGCTGCGTGGGACGCGGGAGAAGATGACCCGCCTCCGCAAGGTCGTCGCCGAGCGCGCCGTGCAGTCGATGACCTCGACCGCACAGCTCACCAGCGTCGTCGAGGTCGACGTCACGAAGGTCGCGCAGTTCCGCGACGCACACAAGGCGGAGTTCCTCGAGAAGACCGGCTCGAAGCTGTCCTTCATGCCGTTCTTCGCCCTCGCGGCGTCCGAGGCGCTCAAGGCCCACCCGAAGATCAACTCGACCGTCGACGGTGAGGAGATCGTCTACCCGGAGACCGAGAACGTCTCCATCGCGGTCGACACCGAGCGCGGCCTGCTCACCCCGGTCATCAAGGACGCAGCGTCGCTCGACCTCGCCCAGTTCTCGAAGGCCATCGCCGACCTCGCCGAGCGGACGCGCAACAACCAGCTCAAGCCCGACGAGCTCGCTGGCGGCACGTTCACGCTGACCAACACCGGTTCGCGCGGCGCGCTGTTCGACACCCCGGTGGTCTTCCTGCCGCAGTCGGCGATCCTCGGCACGGGCATCGTGACGAAGCGCCCGGCCGTCGTGAAGGTCGACGGCCAGGAAGCCATCGCGATCCGCTCGTTCGTGTACCTGGCGCTGTCGTACGACCACCGCATCATCGACGGCGCGGACGCGTCCCGGTACCTGGTGGCCGTGAAGAACCGTCTCGAAGAGGGCAACTTCGCGCCCAACCTCGGGTACTGA
- a CDS encoding RDD family protein, giving the protein MARSTPSTPPAAGSGRTEWPGKVLGLPESGPRSMGSFGRRFLGLLVDWALASLVSLAIGTYGVAGNFVTLGIFAALQVLFIALLSGSFGHLCVGLRVVPIRGGYVGAWRPVVRTLLLCIVVPALIHAKDGRPLHDGAAGTVLVRR; this is encoded by the coding sequence ATGGCCCGCTCCACTCCGTCCACCCCGCCCGCAGCCGGTTCCGGACGGACCGAGTGGCCCGGCAAGGTCCTGGGGCTGCCGGAGTCCGGGCCGCGGAGCATGGGCAGCTTCGGCCGTCGGTTCCTCGGACTGCTCGTCGACTGGGCCCTGGCGTCGCTGGTCTCCCTGGCCATCGGGACCTACGGCGTCGCCGGCAACTTCGTCACGCTGGGGATCTTCGCCGCGCTGCAGGTCCTGTTCATCGCGCTGCTGTCCGGGTCGTTCGGGCACCTCTGTGTCGGGCTGCGCGTCGTCCCGATCCGTGGCGGCTACGTCGGGGCGTGGCGGCCGGTGGTCCGCACGCTCCTGCTGTGCATCGTCGTCCCGGCGTTGATCCACGCCAAGGACGGCCGTCCGCTCCACGACGGTGCAGCCGGCACCGTGCTCGTCCGCCGCTGA
- a CDS encoding DUF4191 domain-containing protein has product MARSSSSSTPAKEPGRLKQMYQVFTMTRRADPSSVWWFALAFLGPVVAGVLLALLLPGQNWLAITLWILAGVLLGVLLFLIVLGRLAERAAYSQIEGQPGAVGAVLSNSLRRQWRSSEMPVAVHGRSQAAVYRAVGTPGVLLITEGQVSNLTRQVEEERRKVARIVPNVPIHVVNVGDADGQVSLHKLPKAMNKHKKALNRNEVLAVSNRLDSLTHGPAAAIPKGIDPTRVRAGRPR; this is encoded by the coding sequence ATGGCACGCAGCAGTTCCTCAAGCACCCCGGCGAAGGAGCCCGGTCGTCTCAAGCAGATGTACCAGGTCTTCACCATGACCCGTCGGGCCGACCCGTCGTCGGTCTGGTGGTTCGCCCTCGCGTTCCTCGGTCCGGTCGTGGCGGGCGTCCTGTTGGCGCTGCTGCTCCCCGGTCAGAACTGGCTCGCGATCACCCTCTGGATCCTCGCCGGTGTCCTGCTCGGCGTGCTGCTCTTCCTGATCGTGCTCGGTCGTCTCGCCGAGCGGGCTGCGTACTCGCAGATCGAGGGACAGCCCGGCGCGGTCGGAGCCGTGCTCTCGAACTCGCTCCGTCGTCAGTGGCGCTCGAGCGAGATGCCGGTCGCGGTCCACGGTCGCTCGCAGGCCGCGGTGTACCGGGCGGTCGGGACGCCGGGCGTCCTCCTCATCACCGAGGGCCAGGTCAGCAACCTCACGCGTCAGGTCGAGGAGGAACGCCGCAAGGTGGCCCGCATCGTGCCGAACGTGCCGATCCACGTCGTGAACGTCGGCGACGCGGACGGCCAGGTGAGTCTGCACAAGCTGCCCAAGGCGATGAACAAGCACAAGAAGGCCCTCAACCGGAACGAGGTGCTCGCGGTGTCGAACCGCCTCGACTCGTTGACGCACGGTCCGGCGGCTGCGATCCCGAAGGGCATCGACCCGACGCGCGTCCGTGCGGGACGCCCGCGCTGA
- a CDS encoding glycosyl hydrolase yields the protein MSDLPRPTGTWWAPSTRHAKRTAVGMAAIVAVLSLITWSVWISPSGPVSSAVSRALGVPTKQEPSADADALQAKLTAAQQQIWKLEGKLQSTTAQSGSRGDQVAQLKAQIADLRSQLGHARTASGSDSSSGGSSSSGTSASASGGTGGAGAHGGSSGHGGGPTVVPGKGGPSTDPDPATPVDVPTKAEVLAQQSRWYGLYTAQSPFNWAEYDQVSQQVGRSTNMVGYFQGFDQDFNANAVQRSWTNGRVPMLTWESRPLKTGNDQKYVPGYTNSDITGGAFDRYLTEYAEALVANGQPVVIRLDHEMNGSWYNWADGTAQRNAPGSFVAMWQHVHEVFDRAGANDYVIWNWSPTRIDALGNAKYQTLDYLEAYYPGDDYVDWVGMSGYYRKAAEAPTFDTTFAATLEQIRQIAPDKPILLSEIGATETGAAVTDGQKARWITSLFDALADPANADVIGFAYFSETATTIVDGARTTNDWRLNSRADSLAAFATGIARNDIDYDLQEVKK from the coding sequence TTGTCTGATCTCCCTCGCCCCACCGGTACCTGGTGGGCTCCCTCGACGCGACACGCCAAGCGCACCGCGGTGGGCATGGCGGCCATCGTCGCCGTCCTCTCGCTCATCACCTGGTCGGTGTGGATCTCGCCCTCCGGCCCCGTCTCCTCTGCGGTCAGTCGGGCGCTCGGCGTCCCCACGAAGCAGGAACCGTCCGCTGACGCCGACGCCCTGCAGGCGAAGCTCACCGCGGCCCAGCAGCAGATCTGGAAGCTCGAGGGCAAGCTGCAGAGCACCACGGCGCAGTCCGGCTCCCGTGGGGACCAGGTCGCGCAGCTCAAGGCCCAGATCGCGGACCTGCGGTCGCAGCTCGGGCACGCACGGACCGCGTCCGGCTCGGACTCCTCCTCGGGAGGCTCGTCCTCCTCCGGCACGTCGGCCTCGGCGAGCGGCGGGACCGGTGGGGCGGGAGCGCACGGCGGCTCGTCCGGCCACGGCGGCGGCCCGACCGTGGTGCCGGGGAAGGGCGGCCCGTCCACCGACCCCGACCCCGCCACCCCCGTCGACGTCCCGACCAAGGCGGAGGTACTCGCGCAACAGTCCCGCTGGTACGGCCTCTACACGGCGCAGTCGCCCTTCAACTGGGCCGAGTACGACCAGGTGTCCCAGCAGGTCGGCCGGTCCACGAACATGGTGGGCTACTTCCAGGGCTTCGACCAGGACTTCAACGCGAACGCCGTGCAGCGCTCCTGGACGAACGGGCGTGTCCCGATGCTCACGTGGGAGAGCCGGCCCCTGAAGACCGGCAACGACCAGAAGTACGTCCCCGGCTACACGAACAGCGACATCACCGGCGGAGCGTTCGACCGCTACCTGACGGAGTACGCCGAGGCCCTCGTCGCGAACGGGCAGCCCGTCGTCATCCGGCTCGACCACGAGATGAACGGCAGCTGGTACAACTGGGCCGACGGCACCGCCCAGCGGAACGCACCCGGGTCCTTCGTCGCGATGTGGCAGCACGTGCACGAAGTGTTCGACCGTGCCGGGGCGAACGACTACGTCATCTGGAACTGGTCGCCGACCCGCATCGACGCCCTGGGCAACGCGAAGTACCAGACCCTCGACTACCTCGAGGCGTACTACCCGGGCGACGACTACGTCGACTGGGTCGGCATGAGCGGCTACTACCGCAAGGCCGCCGAGGCACCGACGTTCGACACCACCTTCGCCGCGACCCTCGAGCAGATCCGGCAGATCGCGCCGGACAAGCCGATCCTGCTCAGCGAGATCGGCGCGACCGAGACCGGTGCCGCGGTGACCGACGGCCAGAAGGCGCGGTGGATCACCTCGCTCTTCGACGCCCTCGCCGACCCGGCCAACGCGGACGTCATCGGCTTCGCGTACTTCAGCGAGACCGCCACCACCATCGTCGACGGTGCCCGCACCACCAACGACTGGCGTCTCAACTCACGCGCCGACAGCCTGGCGGCCTTCGCCACCGGCATCGCGCGCAACGACATCGACTACGACCTGCAGGAGGTCAAGAAGTGA